One part of the Raphanus sativus cultivar WK10039 chromosome 7, ASM80110v3, whole genome shotgun sequence genome encodes these proteins:
- the LOC108814824 gene encoding uncharacterized protein LOC108814824 — protein sequence MAESASRNFSKKLIEIDISSDTVCPWCFVGKKNLDKAIDASKDQYNFEIRWHPFFLDASAPKEGVNKKEFYRQKFGSRVEAMFRRMSEIFKGIGLEYDTSGLTGNTLDSHRLIHYAGKQAPDKQHSLVEELCLGYFTQGKYIGDREFLAETAKKLGIDGAEVFLSEPNNGTTEVKEELEKYSQNITGVPHYTINGKVKLSGAQPPETFQSAFEAASS from the exons ATGGCCGAGTCTGCAAGCAGAAACTTTTCAAAAAAGCTCATCGAAATTGATATAAGCTCGGATACGGTGTGCCCATGGTGCTTTGTGGGGAAGAAGAATCTTGACAAAGCCATTGATGCATCTAAAGATCAATACAACTTTGAG ATTCGATGGCATCCTTTTTTCCTCGATGCATCTGCACCCAAAGAAGGTGTGAACAAGAAAGAGTTTTATAGACAAAAATTTGGAAGCAGAGTTGAAGCAATGTTCAGAAGAATGTCTGAG ATCTTCAAAGGTATTGGGTTAGAGTATGACACATCCGGTCTCAC AGGCAACACTCTGGATAGTCATAGACTCATACATTATGCGGGGAAACAAGCGCCGGATAAACAACATAGCCTTGTTGAAGAGTTGTGTCTTGGTTACTTCACGCAGGGAAAGTACATAGGGGACAG GGAGTTTCTGGCTGAGACGGCTAAAAAGCTTGGCATAGACGGAGCAGAAGTATTCCTCTCAGAGCCCAACAATGGAACCACAGAG GTAAAAGAAGAGCTGGAGAAGTATTCACAGAATATCACTGGGGTTCCACATTACACT ATCAACGGGAAGGTGAAACTGAGCGGTGCACAACCGCCTGAGACATTCCAGAGTGCGTTTGAAGCAGCTTCTTCTTAA
- the LOC108830648 gene encoding putative receptor-like protein kinase At5g39000, with translation MISHAMLVLFILFSSALLGQGAAAAAAYVPVDLFLFNCGANSDVTDSGRNWTAENRKTLPSNSADASFSSDASFQESGVPLVPYKTARIFRSDFTYSFPVSPGWKFLRLYFYPTRYESGFDAVSSFFSVNVNGFTLLNNFSADLTVKASKPESKSLIKEFIVPVHQTLLNLTFTPSNKSTLAFVNGIEIVSMPDRFYSKGGFDDVITNVGRDVDFPIDNTTAFETVYRLNVGGQEVDDDGDTTGMLRRWLSDDEFILSENSGIKPEVKGVTINYTEKTPAYVAPDDVYKTSRSMGNIDNPELNLNFNLTWLFTVDSGFYYLVRLHFCETLPDLTARGQRIFSIFIDQQMAKPETDVFYLSGGSRKPVYLDFSLFIGNEIGQRRDLQLDLHPLKEVDPRYYDVILNGVEIIKLNDSGGILAGPNPSPTTSSPTPNSVTQDVRNGKGMSHVLVITLGVVGSAVVLAMFLVVVVLIIKRRKNKKKKTNELNVDTKSKPKDSWTHLPLVTGSSHTRSATSLPSDLCRRFTIEEIKSATNDFEKELIVGVGGFGPVYKGRIDGGTTLVAVKRLEISSNQGAKEFETELEMLTMLRHIHLVSLIGYCEDENEMVLVYEYMPHGTLRDHLYKRNKAFDPPLSWTRRLEICIGAARGIQYLHTGAKHMIIHRDIKTTNILLDENYIAKVSDFGLSKVGPTSASQTHVSTVVKGSFGYLDPEYYRRQVLTEKSDVYSFGVVLFEVLCCRPVKLENVPREEADLVRWVKSNYKNGTVDQIVDADLTADITHVSLEKFCEIAVRCVQDRGIERPPMNDVVWALEFALQLHETATAKNGVDSLDLPTRGEVGTTTEGEDDLFSRTTGHVSKSTMTTNDDEKSGSSWGVFSEIKEPKAR, from the coding sequence ATGATTTCTCACGCTATGTTAGTTCTATTCATTCTCTTTTCCTCCGCCTTACTAGGACAAGGAgcagcggcggcggcggcgtACGTTCCCGTGGATCTCTTTCTCTTCAACTGCGGCGCAAACTCCGACGTCACCGACAGTGGCCGGAATTGGACAGCGGAGAATCGGAAAACTCTGCCGTCGAACTCAGCCGACGCGTCTTTCTCTTCAGATGCATCGTTCCAAGAATCTGGGGTTCCTCTGGTTCCATACAAAACGGCTCGAATTTTCCGATCTGATTTCACTTACAGTTTCCCAGTCTCTCCCGGCTGGAAATTTCTCCGGTTATACTTTTACCCGACCCGTTATGAATCCGGTTTCGACGCCGTCAGTTCCTTCTTCTCCGTCAACGTCAACGGTTTCACTCTCTTGAACAACTTCAGCGCTGATTTAACGGTTAAAGCTTCCAAACCGGAATCAAAATCTTTAATCAAGGAGTTTATCGTTCCGGTTCACCAGACGCTGCTAAATCTCACCTTCACGCCGTCTAATAAGTCAACGTTAGCTTTTGTCAACGGAATCGAGATTGTGTCCATGCCTGATCGGTTTTACTCAAAGGGAGGATTTGACGACGTCATAACTAACGTTGGTAGGGACGTTGACTTCCCTATAGACAACACGACGGCTTTCGAGACCGTTTACCGGTTAAACGTTGGAGGACAAGAGGTCGACGACGACGGTGACACCACGGGTATGTTACGACGATGGCTTTCCGATGATGAGTTCATACTTAGTGAGAATTCAGGAATCAAACCGGAGGTGAAGGGTGTCACTATAAACTACACGGAGAAAACTCCGGCTTACGTTGCGCCGGATGACGTGTACAAGACGTCTCGTTCGATGGGGAACATCGACAACCCTGAACTCAACTTGAATTTCAACTTGACGTGGCTCTTCACAGTCGATTCCGGGTTTTACTACCTCGTTAGGCTTCATTTCTGTGAGACTCTACCGGATTTGACCGCACGGGGGCAACGGATCTTCTCTATCTTCATCGATCAGCAGATGGCCAAACCTGAAACCGACGTGTTTTACTTGAGTGGTGGTTCTCGGAAACCGGTGTATCTAGATTTCAGTTTATTTATCGGTAACGAAATTGGGCAGAGACGTGATCTACAACTTGACTTGCATCCTCTTAAAGAAGTTGATCCAAGGTATTATGATGTTATTCTGAATGGTGTAGAGATTATCAAGCTTAATGACTCTGGTGGTATTCTCGCTGGTCCAAATCCTAGTCCTACTACATCAAGTCCCACGCCAAACTCTGTTACGCAGGATGTAAGAAATGGCAAAGGCATGTCACATGTTTTGGTAATAACACTTGGAGTTGTTGGTTCCGCCGTTGTGCTAGCAATGTTTctagttgttgttgttcttatcataaaaaggagaaagaataagaagaagaagacaaatgaGTTGAACGTGGATACCAAGAGTAAGCCTAAGGACTCGTGGACTCATCTTCCCCTTGTTACCGGGTCCTCGCATACCAGATCAGCCACATCTCTCCCATCAGATCTCTGCCGTAGATTCACAATCGAGGAAATCAAATCCGCCACAAACGATTTCGAGAAAGAGTTAATCGTTGGAGTAGGCGGGTTCGGTCCTGTTTACAAAGGACGAATCGATGGTGGAACCACGCTTGTGGCTGTTAAACGGTTAGAAATATCATCGAACCAAGGCGCTAAAGAGTTCGAGACAGAGCTTGAGATGCTCACAATGCTCCGTCACATACATCTTGTTTCCTTAATCGGATATTGCGAAGATGAGAACGAGATGGTTCTTGTCTACGAGTATATGCCACATGGCACACTTAGAGACCATCTCTACAAGAGAAACAAGGCTTTTGATCCTCCGTTATCGTGGACACGGAGGTTAGAGATATGCATCGGAGCGGCTCGTGGAATACAGTATCTTCATACAGGCGCGAAGCACATGATCATACATAGAGACATCAAAACGACAAACATACTTCTTGATGAGAACTACATAGCTAAAGTCTCCGACTTTGGGTTATCAAAAGTGGGGCCTACTAGTGCCTCTCAAACGCACGTCTCGACCGTAGTTAAAGGTTCGTTTGGTTACTTGGACCCTGAGTACTACCGCCGTCaagttttgacggaaaaatctGACGTGTACTCCTTTGGAGTTGTTCTGTTCGAAGTTCTATGTTGTAGACCGGTGAAACTCGAAAATGTCCCACGAGAAGAAGCAGATTTGGTCCGATGGGTGAAGTCAAATTACAAAAACGGGACCGTTGATCAGATCGTTGACGCAGATCTGACGGCTGATATTACTCATGTATCACTGGAGAAGTTCTGTGAGATCGCCGTGAGATGTGTTCAAGATCGTGGTATCGAACGGCCACCGATGAATGACGTCGTCTGGGCGCTTGAGTTTGCGCTTCAGCTTCACGAAACTGCTACGGCTAAGAATGGCGTGGACTCTCTGGATCTGCCGACACGTGGCGAGGTAGGTACGACGACTGAAGGAGAAGATGACTTGTTTAGTAGGACTACAGGACACGTGTCGAAATCTACCATGACGACCAACGATGATGAGAAGAGCGGATCGAGTTGGGGAGTATTTTCGGAGATCAAAGAACCTAAAGCACGGTAG
- the LOC108814823 gene encoding germin-like protein subfamily 1 member 11, which yields MRSLIFLTIFSLLALTFPVAMASDPSPVQDFCVGVNTPADGVFVNGKFCKDPKLATVDDFFFTGLDRQRIATNAVGTNVTPVFSDNLPGLNTLGIAFARVDYALNGLIPPHTHPRASEFLIVQEGTLFAGFVSSDQDGNRLFSKILNKGDLIVFPVGLIHFHVNVGQCPAVAFTAFNSQNPGLITVSKSVFGSNPRINPNVLAKAFQLDPTIVMSLQTKF from the exons ATGAGGAGTCTTATATTTCTCACAATTTTTTCTCTCTTGGCTTTAACCTTTCCAGTAGCCATGGCTTCTGACCCAAGCCCCGTTCAAGACTTTTGTGTGGGCGTAAACACCCCGGCCGATGGTG TGTTTGTTAACGGAAAGTTCTGCAAAGACCCAAAGCTCGCCACAGTAGACGACTTCTTTTTCACAGGGCTTGACAGGCAAAGAATCGCAACTAATGCGGTTGGAACAAATGTGACACCCGTCTTTTCTGATAACCTTCCTGGGCTCAACACCCTTGGCATAGCATTTGCTCGTGTAGATTATGCACTAAACGGGCTGATCCCACCTCACACCCATCCACGTGCCAGCGAGTTCTTGATTGTCCAAGAAGGAACGCTTTTCGCGGGTTTTGTCTCGTCAGACCAAGACGGAAATCGTCTATTCTCCAAAATACTCAACAAGGGTGATCTGATTGTGTTTCCAGTGGGACTCATCCATTTCCATGTCAATGTGGGACAATGTCCAGCAGTTGCATTCACTGCTTTTAACAGCCAAAACCCAGGTCTCATCACTGTTTCTAAAAGCGTGTTTGGGTCTAACCCACGGATAAACCCAAATGTTCTTGCAAAAGCATTCCAGTTGGATCCTACGATTGTCATGAGCCTACAGACCAAATTCTGA